GAATGTCGGCACTGAAGATATCAAAGGTACGGATACTGTGAAGCAGACTTTCCGATTGCTGCAAGACAGTAATTTGAATTTTACAGGCAATGTCGAAGGTCATACTATTTTCAGCGGTGATGTCGATGTGGTAGTGGCTGACGGTTTTGTCGGAAACATTGTTTTGAAAACCATTGAAGGTGCAGTAAAGTTTATGGGTTCGGCCATCAAGCAGGAGTTTCAGAGCAACCTGTTTACCAAGGCTGCCGCGTTGGTGTCGCTACCTGCATTGAAAGGTTTCAAAAATAAGCTGGATCCGCGTAAATTTAACGGTGCAATCTTTTTGGGATTACGCGGCGTTGTGGTTAAAAGTCACGGCGGCACGGATGCGGTAGGTTTTACTTATGCATTGGAAGAGGCTTACCACGAAGCCAATGCGGACAGTATGGTCAGAATCGAGCAGGGTGTTGCAACACAGCTTGCGGTATTGGCGGAAAAGTGTTTGGAACGCGAACAGGCTAAAGCTGCTGATAATATTGAATAATGTTTTTAAATATACAAGGCCGTCTGAAATTCAGACGGCCTTTTTTTGATTTGGGTTAAAAATGTTAAGTTAAGTGTTTTATTATTAAGATAGATAATATACAATTTAGCTGTTACATTTGAGAATATTTTTAAGGTTATTTAAAAGTCGGTGATATAGTTTGTTTTTCGTATGGGAAAAACAGATAAATTGCCTTACAATATCGGTCATTTACTCGAATAACCGTAAAAGGCGACGACATGCGATATGCCAAAATTCTCGGAACCGGCAGTTATTTGCCCACAAACCGTGTCAGCAATGACGAATTAGCCAAAAGGGTCGACACTTCTGACGAGTGGATCACGACCCGTACCGGTATCAAATTCCGTCATATTGCCGATGAGCAGGAAAAGACCAGTGATTTGGCGGTTGCCGCTGCGCGCAAAGCGTTGGAAGCCGCAGACGTTAAGCCTGAAGAGATTGATCTGATTGTTTTGGCTACCGCTACGCCGGATATGCAGTTTCCTTCTACGGCTACGATTGTACAAAATAAATTAGGCATATCGGGTTGTCCTGCATTTGACGTTGCCGCAGTTTGTGCCGGTTTTATGTATGCTTTGAATACGGCACATGCTTATATTAAAAGCGGTATGGCACAAAAAGTGCTGGTTATCGGTGCTGAAGTGTTCAGCAGAATTTTGGATTGGAACGACCGCACGACATGTGTTTTGTTCGGTGACGGAGCCGGAGCGGTTGTTTTGGGTGCTTCCGAAGAGCCGGGCATTATTGCAGGCAAGCTTCAGGCTGACGGCAATTATCTGCCGTTACTGCAAGTGCCGGCACAGATGGCCGACGGCCAGGTATGCGGCACGCCTTTTGTAAAAATGGACGGGCCGGGAGTATTCAAATTTGCAGTAAAAACTTTGGCTAAAGTGGCCGAAGACGTTTTGACAGAGGCAGGTATGCCGGCAGACCAAGTGGATTGGATCGTTCCGCATCAGGCAAACAAGCGGATTATAGAAGCGACGGCCAAGCATTTGGGTCTGGGTATGGATAAAGTGATTCTGACGGTAGACGAGCATGCCAATACATCGGCAGCTTCGATTCCGTTGGCTTTGGACGCAGGTATTCGGGACGGACGTATCAAGCGCGGACAAAATCTGCTTCTTGAGGGAATCGGTGGCGGTTTCGCTTGGGGAGCGGTATTAGTCAGGTATTGATATATAGGTTGTAAAAAAAGGCCGTCTGAAATTTCAGACGGCCTTTTTTTATAACATTAATATTAAATCTTACGGACAGTCCTTTTGCCGTTTTACATAACAAGGCAGAAATAGGGTTGGATATTGATAAGCAGACAAAGTGTTTGGCTCAAGGGGAACATTTATGAAGAGCTGTGATTTTCCGTTTGCAGGCCATCAACCGCATTTTAGGTTGGCGCAGAACAGTCATGAGCATATAGAGGCAGCGGCAACAAGCCGTCTGCCCATGTTCCGTGAAGGCGTTAGTGTTAAAGTGCGCTTGAGCGAATGGGATTTGCAGTTGAACGGCGGCTTCGGTGTGCATGAGGCCGACCGTTCTGAGCCGGTTTTTGTGTTGGGTCAATTTTTGAACGACCAAACCCGTGTGCCGGAAGCAGGAGAGTGGTTGAAAGGGCGTTTGACACGTCACGATAATGGACAATGGATGATGGTGGATGTGGAAAACGTCAGCTATCAGGAAGTGCAGCAAACCATTCAGCGGCTTGAAAAAGAGCGGGCGTTACGTCAGCAGCAAAAGCAAGAAGAACAGGCCAAGCCGGCTGTAGTGAAAGAACCCGTTAAAATCCGGCATCCGTTTCCGGGTAATACGGTACTGCATGGTAAAATTATCCGCTGGGACGATAAAAAGAGCTGCGGATTTATTCAATCCGGCCCGGAATCCGAAGTGGTATTTTTCCATATTTCCGCTTTCCATTATCAGGGACGCAGACCCGAAGTCGGGCAGCAGGTTAGTTTCTATTGCGATTGGCCTATGACAGAAGGCCAGTTGCAGCGGGTAACGAGAGTGATGCTGCGCGAACACGAAATGGGATTGTTTAACGACAAACCGTATCAGCATACGCAGATACATAGAAATACTGTTCAAATCATGCTTCATATTGCTGTGGGTTTGATTTATTTGGCTTTAGTTGCAAGCATTTCTTTCAAGCTGGCGGCTTTTTACCTGCTGGCCAGCATTGTTGCATTGCTGGTTTACGGTTATGACAAAGGCTTGGCTGAGAGAAATGCGCGCAATACCGACCGCTACACACAACGCATTCCTGAAAGTTATCTGCATAATTTTGCATTTATAGGAGGCTGGCCGGGCGCCTTGACTGCACAGATTATTTTCCACCACAAACTGCGTAAAGCTGCCTTTATGCGGAAATTCTGGGTAACGGTGGCGGCGAATATTGCCATAACCTACATACTGCTGATACATTACGCGGACAGTCCTCTCGTATTATTCTTAAAAAATTAAAGGAATATCATGTCTTTTGCGTTTTTCTTTCCCGGACAAGGCTCGCAAAGCCTTAATATGATGAGCGGTTTCGAAGGTGTCGGCGTTGTAAAAGAAACTTTTGATGAAGCTTCGGCGGTATTAGGTCAAGATTTATGGGCGATGATGAACGGCGAAGATGCCGACTTAATCGGGCAAACCGTCAACACACAGCCTTTGATGCTGGCAGCCGGTGTGGCCACATATCGTGCATATTTGGAAGCCGGAGGAAAAACGCCGTCGGTGGTGGCAGGCCACAGTTTGGGTGAATATACCGCTTTGGTAGTCGCAGGTGCATTGAAGTTTGCCGATGCGGTCAAGCTGGTTCGTTTGCGTGCCGAATTGATGCAGAATGCCGTACCGCAAGGCGAGGGAGCAATGGCGGCCGTATTGGGCTTGGATGACGATGTGGTTCGTAAGATTTGTGCCGATTCTGCACAAGGTGAT
Above is a genomic segment from Neisseria weaveri containing:
- a CDS encoding beta-ketoacyl-ACP synthase III, translating into MRYAKILGTGSYLPTNRVSNDELAKRVDTSDEWITTRTGIKFRHIADEQEKTSDLAVAAARKALEAADVKPEEIDLIVLATATPDMQFPSTATIVQNKLGISGCPAFDVAAVCAGFMYALNTAHAYIKSGMAQKVLVIGAEVFSRILDWNDRTTCVLFGDGAGAVVLGASEEPGIIAGKLQADGNYLPLLQVPAQMADGQVCGTPFVKMDGPGVFKFAVKTLAKVAEDVLTEAGMPADQVDWIVPHQANKRIIEATAKHLGLGMDKVILTVDEHANTSAASIPLALDAGIRDGRIKRGQNLLLEGIGGGFAWGAVLVRY
- a CDS encoding DUF1294 domain-containing protein translates to MKSCDFPFAGHQPHFRLAQNSHEHIEAAATSRLPMFREGVSVKVRLSEWDLQLNGGFGVHEADRSEPVFVLGQFLNDQTRVPEAGEWLKGRLTRHDNGQWMMVDVENVSYQEVQQTIQRLEKERALRQQQKQEEQAKPAVVKEPVKIRHPFPGNTVLHGKIIRWDDKKSCGFIQSGPESEVVFFHISAFHYQGRRPEVGQQVSFYCDWPMTEGQLQRVTRVMLREHEMGLFNDKPYQHTQIHRNTVQIMLHIAVGLIYLALVASISFKLAAFYLLASIVALLVYGYDKGLAERNARNTDRYTQRIPESYLHNFAFIGGWPGALTAQIIFHHKLRKAAFMRKFWVTVAANIAITYILLIHYADSPLVLFLKN